Proteins encoded together in one Solanum lycopersicum chromosome 7, SLM_r2.1 window:
- the LOC101251395 gene encoding aspartic proteinase nepenthesin-1-like, whose translation MTKNYLLLDTGSDLIWWQCGPCEANKCYKQDQPLYDSTVSKTFRIIGCNHHGNKCRIVNPAYYCNLENFQCRYDMHYGDNSQTKGFIADDVITFLVGHWSSRVTFGCSKDQTGELNFTSFASGIVGLGRDLPDGYSLPSQFGGNVMSMCLPSFDSGKGSVLSFQTSKWPRAKSAELLFNYRYPSFYFVNIYKVFINDREVPVSPSWWNFNGPMMNGGMFVDTGTSYTAFPHDFYTVFRYIFREEVNDIPMAEIPVQPFDTCYKEDPNGRDLYFPVVKLYFGSVNSSTMLFLAQQQVVVHYRGLYCLAFVGWNSERSVLGMAQLQGVGLTFDTVASTLSFDIDACD comes from the coding sequence ATGACAAAAAATTACTTGCTATTAGACACTGGAAGTGATTTAATTTGGTGGCAATGTGGACCATGTGAGGCTAATAAGTGTTACAAACAAGATCAACCTCTCTATGATTCTACTGTATCCAAAACATTTCGAATAATCGGTTGCAATCATCATGGTAACAAGTGCAGGATTGTAAATCCAGCCTATTATTGCAATCTAGAAAATTTTCAGTGTAGATATGATATGCATTACGGTGATAATTCACAAACAAAAGGTTTTATAGCAGACGACGTGATTACTTTTCTCGTAGGACATTGGTCATCTAGGGTTACATTTGGATGTAGCAAAGATCAAACCGGTGAACTAAATTTCACTTCTTTCGCGTCTGGGATTGTTGGACTTGGACGCGATCTCCCAGATGGATATTCGTTGCCATCGCAGTTTGGGGGGAACGTAATGTCTATGTGTCTACCATCTTTTGATTCAGGAAAAGGATCGGTCCTGAGTTTCCAAACTAGCAAGTGGCCAAGAGCAAAATCAGCAGAGTTGTTGTTTAATTATAGGTACCCTTCGTTTTACTTTGTAAACatttataaagtttttattaACGATAGGGAGGTTCCGGTGAGCCCCTCGTGGTGGAATTTCAATGGACCTATGATGAACGGTGGAATGTTCGTGGATACAGGGACAAGTTATACAGCTTTTCCTCATGATTTCTATACTGTATTCCGTTACATATTCAGAGAAGAAGTGAATGATATTCCCATGGCTGAAATTCCTGTCCAACCTTTCGACACTTGCTACAAGGAAGATCCAAATGGTCGCGATCTATACTTTCCTGTAGTGAAGTTGTACTTTGGGAGCGTTAACTCGAGTACAATGTTGTTTCTGGCACAACAACAAGTTGTTGTGCACTATCGCGGGCTTTACTGCTTGGCTTTCGTTGGATGGAATAGTGAGAGATCAGTATTAGGCATGGCTCAACTCCAAGGTGTAGGATTAACTTTTGATACTGTAGCAAGTACTTTGTCATTTGACATAGATGCATGTGATTGA
- the LOC101251696 gene encoding aspartic proteinase nepenthesin-2-like codes for MQARKRFMSLDPTKLPDPPMPSYTFTVYHRDVFEKSKFKDYDSLLDHRLARSHARASYLASVLKSQNGAQRGEVLELVPKSTDTIYRNGEYVATFLIGTQMIKNYLLIDTGSDLVWWQCGPCEACYEQDQPLYDSTASKTFRILGCNKYGLRCRTVDPAFQCNQENFECRYDLVYGDHVQTKGFIADDLITFNLDDHRTIRITFGCSKDQTGEKNFSAFSAGILGLGRGDGQYSLPSQFGGHIMSMCLPTFSSGKGSVLSFHTSKWPRATSAKLIFNYKFPSLYYVNIYKIFVNDREVPVNPSWWKFKSDMGGGMLVDTGTTFTFLPHDFYILLRYIFRDEVRDIPTAEDPSNTFDTCYKEDPSGVNLYFPVVKLYFGSVNSSTMLLLTQERVIVNHRGVYCLAFVGWDNDFSILGMTQLQGVGLTFDSSTSSLSFDIDACD; via the coding sequence ATGCAAGCTAGAAAAAGATTTATGTCTCTCGATCCGACTAAGCTTCCCGATCCTCCAATGCCATCCTATACGTTTACTGTCTACCATCGCGatgtatttgaaaaatcaaaattcaaggaCTACGACTCGTTGCTTGATCATAGACTTGCTCGATCTCATGCTAGAGCAAGTTATTTGGCTTCGGTTCTTAAATCTCAAAATGGTGCACAACGAGGTGAGGTGCTCGAGCTTGTCCCAAAATCAACGGATACTATATACAGAAATGGTGAGTATGTCGCGACTTTTTTGATTGGCACTCAAATGATCAAAAATTACTTGTTAATAGACACTGGAAGTGATTTAGTTTGGTGGCAATGTGGACCATGTGAGGCGTGTTACGAACAAGATCAACCTCTATATGATTCTACTGCATCCAAAACATTTCGAATACTTGGTTGTAATAAATATGGTTTGAGATGCAGGACTGTGGATCCAGCCTTTCAGtgtaatcaagaaaattttgagTGTAGATATGATTTGGTATACGGGGATCACGTGCAAACAAAAGGTTTCATAGCAGATGATTTGATTACTTTTAATTTAGACGATCATCGAACCATTAGGATCACATTTGGATGTAGCAAAGATCAAACTGGTGAAAAGAATTTCAGTGCTTTCTCTGCTGGGATTCTTGGCCTTGGTCGCGGCGATGGTCAATATTCTTTACCATCGCAATTTGGGGGTCACATAATGTCCATGTGTCTACCAACTTTTAGTTCAGGAAAAGGATCAGTTCTAAGTTTCCATACAAGCAAGTGGCCAAGAGCAACATCAGCAAAATTGATATTTAACTATAAGTTCCCTTCATTATATTATGTcaacatttataaaatatttgttaacGATCGAGAAGTTCCAGTGAATCCTTCATGGTGGAAATTTAAATCAGATATGGGTGGTGGAATGTTGGTAGATACAGGGACAACTTTTACCTTTCTACCTCATGATTTTTATATCTTACTCCGTTACATATTCAGAGATGAAGTACGAGATATTCCTACAGCCGAAGATCCAAGCAATACTTTCGACACTTGCTATAAGGAAGATCCGAGTGGTGTTAACTTATACTTTCCTGTAGTGAAGTTGTACTTTGGCAGCGTAAACTCGAGTACAATGTTGCTTCTGACACAAGAACGAGTTATTGTGAACCATCGTGGAGTCTACTGCTTGGCTTTTGTTGGATGGGATAACGATTTTTCAATACTAGGCATGACTCAACTCCAAGGAGTAGGATTAACTTTTGATAGTTCAACAAGTTCTTTGTCATTCGACATAGATGCATGTGATTGA
- the LOC101252002 gene encoding aspartyl protease family protein 2-like: MSLDVTKLPDPPMPSYTFTVYHRDVFEKSKFKDYDSLLENRLARCHARASYLASILESQNGAIRGEVLELVPKSTDTIYRNGEYVATFLIGTQMIKNYLLIDTGSDLVWWQCGPCVACYKQDQPLYDSTASKTFRIIGCDKYSLRCRTVDPAFQCNQENFECRYDLVYGDHVQTKGFIADDLITFNLDDHRTIRITFGCSKDQTGEKNFSAFSAGILGLGRGDGQYSLPSQFGGHIMSMCLPTFNSGKGSVLSFHTSKWPRATSAKLLFNYRYPIFYYVNIYKVFVNDREVPVSPSWWKFTSDMNGGMIVDTGTTFTRLPHDFYVVFRYIFRAEVEDIPMVEDPGNIFDTCYKEDPSGRNLYFPVVKLYFGSVNSSMMLLLTQERVIVNYRGVYCLAFVGWDSDLSILGMTQLQGVGLTFDSSTSTLSFDIDACD, translated from the coding sequence ATGTCTCTAGATGTCACTAAGCTTCCCGATCCTCCGATGCCATCTTATACTTTTACTGTTTACCATCGCGAtgtgtttgaaaaatcaaaattcaaggaCTACGACTCGTTGCTTGAAAATAGACTTGCTCGATGTCATGCTAGAGCAAGTTATTTAGCATCAATTCTTGAATCTCAAAATGGTGCAATACGAGGTGAGGTGCTCGAGCTTGTCCCAAAATCAACGGATACTATATACAGAAATGGTGAGTATGTCGCGACTTTTTTGATTGGCACTCAAATGATCAAAAATTACTTGTTAATAGACACTGGAAGTGATTTAGTTTGGTGGCAATGTGGACCATGTGTTGCGTGTTACAAACAAGATCAACCTCTATATGATTCTACTGCATCCAAAACATTTCGAATAATCGGTTGTGATAAATATTCTTTGAGATGCAGGACTGTGGATCCAGCCTTTCAGtgtaatcaagaaaattttgagTGTAGATATGATTTGGTATACGGGGATCACGTGCAAACAAAAGGTTTCATAGCAGATGATTTGATTACTTTTAATTTAGACGATCATCGAACCATTAGGATCACATTTGGATGTAGCAAAGATCAAACTGGTGAAAAGAATTTCAGTGCTTTCTCTGCTGGGATTCTTGGCCTTGGTCGCGGCGATGGTCAATATTCTTTACCATCGCAATTTGGGGGTCACATAATGTCCATGTGTCTACCAACTTTTAATTCAGGAAAAGGATCAGTTCTAAGTTTCCATACAAGCAAATGGCCAAGAGCAACATCAGCAAAACTGTTATTTAACTATAGGTAcccaatattttattatgtcaaCATTTATAAAGTTTTTGTTAACGATCGAGAAGTTCCAGTGAGCCCTTCATGGTGGAAATTTACATCAGATATGAATGGTGGAATGATAGTAGATACAGGGACAACTTTTACCCGTTTACCTCATGATTTTTATGTCGTATTCCGTTATATATTCAGAGCAGAAGTAGAAGATATTCCTATGGTTGAAGATCCAGGGAATATTTTCGACACTTGCTATAAGGAAGATCCAAGTGGTCGTAATTTATACTTTCCTGTTGTGAAGTTGTACTTTGGCAGCGTAAACTCGAGTATGATGTTGCTTCTGACACAAGAACGAGTTATTGTGAACTATCGTGGAGTCTACTGCTTGGCATTTGTTGGATGGGATAGTGATCTTTCAATATTAGGCATGACTCAACTCCAAGGAGTAGGATTAACTTTTGATAGTTCAACTAGTACTTTGTCATTTGACATAGATGCATGTGATTGA
- the LOC101252301 gene encoding aspartic proteinase nepenthesin-1-like: MEKFLHIHLLISIIFSILIVVLGYEKSFSFLNSSYIKDARERFMSFDTTNFLDPPRPSYTFSIYNRALFEKSKFKDYDSLLESKLARSQARANHFASILENGNSIGANGTQTRPHESKREVPKTTSVHLVEGEYVATFTIGSEETKSYLLIDTGSDLVWWQCKPCRPNKCYSQNNPIYDSTKSRTYRQLDCIVEASSCHVESGGYQCSVFGNECLYDYKYVDGSMTKGWIAEDVITFYLDLSRVRILFGCGIDQMSGRQFNGEFSGIAGLGRRVLTGGYSLPSQLEADIMAMCLPGTYSMKASTISFHTTPFNKTTSARLVPTSEFPNFYFVNLYKIFIDDKELPSFPSLSRNHDMNGDCIVDTGTIMSRFPRDYYILFRDTFRKEVEGIPMVEAPLGDFDTCYIEDPGVVPTFPVVKMYFAHQSPDNLLLLQQLRVVVHIRGLFCLAFLPWDLNVAMLGNHQLQGIGLTFDTGTNTLSFDLDAC, from the coding sequence atggAGAAGTTCCTCCATATTCACCTTttgatttcaattattttctcaattttgatTGTAGTTTTGGGCTATGAAAAATCTTTTTCATTCCTTAACTCAAGTTATATCAAGGATGCTAGAGAAAGATTTATGTCTTTTGATACAACTAATTTTCTCGATCCTCCGAGGCCATCCTATACTTTTTCCATTTACAATCGTGCTTTGTTTGAAAAGTCAAAGTTCAAGGACTACGACTCGTTACTTGAGAGTAAGCTAGCTCGTTCTCAAGCTAGAGCAAATCATTTTGCATCGATTCTTGAGAATGGTAACTCGATTGGTGCAAATGGAACTCAAACAAGGCCACATGAGAGTAAAAGGGAGGTTCCGAAAACAACAAGTGTACATTTGGTAGAAGGTGAGTATGTTGCAACTTTTACTATTGGCAGTGAAGAAACAAAATCTTACTTGCTAATAGACACAGGAAGTGATTTAGTTTGGTGGCAATGTAAGCCATGTAGACCAAATAAGTGTTACAGTCAAAATAATCCTATATATGATTCAACTAAGTCTAGAACATACCGACAACTCGATTGCATTGTGGAAGCTTCTAGTTGTCATGTCGAGTCCGGGGGATATCAATGTAGTGTGTTTGGTAATGAGTGTCTCTATGATTACAAATACGTGGATGGATCGATGACAAAAGGTTGGATTGCAGAAGACGtgattactttttatttagACCTAAGTCGGGTAAGGATTCTTTTCGGATGTGGAATAGATCAAATGAGTGGAAGGCAATTTAATGGTGAATTTTCAGGAATTGCAGGGCTGGGGCGTAGAGTGTTGACTGGTGGATACTCTTTACCGTCACAGCTTGAGGCAGACATAATGGCGATGTGTCTACCGGGAACTTACTCCATGAAAGCATCAACAATTAGCTTCCACACAACGCCGTTTAACAAGACAACATCAGCAAGACTAGTACCAACTTCCGAATTtcccaatttttattttgtcaacctttataaaattttcatcgaTGATAAGGAACTTCCATCTTTTCCATCATTGTCGAGGAATCATGACATGAACGGTGATTGCATCGTGGATACAGGAACAATTATGTCCCGTTTCCCAAGAgattattatattctatttcGCGACACATTCAGAAAGGAAGTAGAAGGTATTCCTATGGTGGAGGCTCCACTTGGAGATTTCGACACTTGCTATATAGAGGATCCAGGTGTGGTACCAACATTCCCCGTTGTGAAGATGTACTTCGCCCACCAAAGCCCGGATAATTTGCTATTACTGCAACAACTACGAGTCGTGGTGCACATTAGGGGGCTATTCTGTCTGGCATTTTTGCCATGGGACTTAAACGTCGCAATGCTAGGAAATCATCAACTCCAAGGTATAGGATTAACTTTTGATACTGGAACAAACACTTTGTCTTTCGACTTAGATGCATGCTAA
- the LOC109120668 gene encoding protein ASPARTIC PROTEASE IN GUARD CELL 1-like codes for MDARERFMSFDTTNLLDPPRPSYTFSIYNRALFEKSKFKDYDSLLESKLARSQARANHFASILENGNSIGANGTQTRPHESKREKGEVPKTTRVHLVEGEYVATFTIGSEETKSYLLIDTGSDLVWWQCKPCRPNKCYSQNNPIYDSTKSRTYRQLDCIVETSSCHVESGGYQCSVFGNQCLYDYKYVEGSMTKGWIAEDVITFYLDLSRVRILFGCGIDQTSGSHFNGEYSGIAGIGRRVLKGGYSLPSQLEADIMAMCLPGTYSTKASTITFHRSPFNKTTSAALLPNSGFPNFYFVNLYKIFINDKEIPFFPSLSRNFGNYDMTGGCIVDTGTVMSRFPTDVHTVFRDTFRNEVRGIPMMEVPLGAFDTCYIEQPGVVPTFPVVKMYFGYESPDNLLLLQQLRVVVHIRGLFCLAFLPWEQNIAIIGNHQLQGIGLTFDTGTDTLSFDLDAC; via the coding sequence ATGGATGCTAGAGAAAGATTTATGTCTTTTGATACAACTAATCTTCTCGATCCTCCGAGGCCATCCTATACTTTTTCCATTTACAATCGTGCTTTATTTGAAAAGTCAAAGTTCAAGGACTACGACTCGTTACTTGAGAGTAAGCTAGCTCGTTCTCAAGCTAGAGCAAATCATTTTGCATCGATTCTTGAAAATGGTAACTCGATTGGTGCAAATGGAACTCAAACAAGGCCACATGAGAGTAAAAGGGAGAAAGGAGAGGTTCCGAAAACAACAAGGGTACATTTGGTAGAAGGTGAGTATGTTGCAACTTTTACTATTGGTAGTGAAGAAACAAAATCTTACTTGCTAATAGACACTGGAAGTGATTTAGTTTGGTGGCAATGTAAGCCATGTAGACCAAATAAGTGTTACAGTCAAAATAATCCTATATATGATTCAACTAAGTCTAGAACATACCGACAGCTCGATTGCATTGTGGAAACTTCTAGTTGTCATGTCGAGTCCGGGGGGTATCAATGTAGTGTGTTTGGTAATCAGTGTCTCTATGATTACAAATACGTGGAGGGATCGATGACAAAAGGTTGGATTGCAGAAGACGtgattactttttatttagACCTAAGTCGGGTAAGGATTCTTTTCGGATGTGGCATAGATCAAACGAGTGGATCACACTTCAATGGCGAATATTCAGGGATTGCAGGGATCGGGCGTAGAGTGTTGAAAGGTGGATATTCTTTACCATCGCAATTGGAGGCAGACATAATGGCAATGTGTCTACCGGGAACTTACTCCACGAAAGCATCAACAATTACCTTCCATAGATCGCCATTTAACAAGACAACATCAGCAGCTCTGTTACCAAATTCAGGATTCCCTAACTTTTATTTTGTCAACCTTTATAAAATCTTCATCAATGATAAGGAAATCCCATTTTTCCCATCATTGTCGCGGAATTTTGGAAATTATGACATGACCGGTGGTTGCATCGTGGATACAGGAACAGTTATGTCCCGTTTCCCAACAGATGTTCATACTGTATTCCGTGACACATTCAGAAATGAAGTACGAGGTATTCCTATGATGGAAGTTCCACTTGGAGCTTTCGACACTTGCTATATAGAGCAACCAGGTGTGGTACCAACATTCCCCGTTGTGAAGATGTACTTCGGCTATGAAAGCCCGGATAATTTGTTGTTGCTGCAACAACTGCGAGTCGTGGTGCACATTAGGGGGCTATTCTGTCTGGCATTTCTGCCATGGGAACAAAACATCGCAATCATAGGAAATCATCAGCTCCAAGGTATAGGATTAACTTTTGATACTGGAACAGACACTTTGTCTTTTGACTTAGATGCATGTTAG
- the LOC101262225 gene encoding probably inactive leucine-rich repeat receptor-like protein kinase At5g48380 encodes MCWKYATMQLTQVSTLVHFCKNQSIYYTTIAKANITFLKKNSISTMCKHNILYLVLPFFILLCIFSLICNAVQSDIDCLMSIKNSLEDPLNFLNTTWKFDDQREGFICKFAGIQCWHPDETRVLSISLPGMRLKGEFPRGIQNCTSIISLDLSSNELYGTIPWDISKLIGLTVMLDLSSNNFSGAIPSNIANCSYLNSLRLDDNKLEGPIPPEIGSLGRLKYFNVTNNMLTGPVPRFINATFQTESYANNPGLCGGPLKACATKRVGFHHNMLSTLMNRRVQFACGFVTGWSLFTVLGIYLFFFGLPRVNKMFLFIKKRTKVMVIDENEWPRGEEVNNDPKVSKMEKIVTRMSFMELSTATMNFSQDNEIGHGMLGKVYKALVPNGWTVAIKRFHVSEDLEEEFVSEITTLGSLRHPNLVPLIGFCYERDERILVYKYMPNGNLHEWLHSTDDKARLLDFPLRVKIVLGIAKALTWLHDGGNFHVVHGNISTQCILLDENFDPKLSNFWEATLAKTNDIDSNLSLFPIVESIDFTTYKKDVYRFGVVLLELLTRKESYILSCSSLNLSSSSFACPLDVDKLLLGQGFDNMVMQLLELASNCMKFIPDQRPTMQQVYQTVAAIARVCDQTGDSEIQLHSD; translated from the exons ATGTGTTGGAAATATGCTACCATGCAATTGACCCAAGTAAGTACTCTTGTCCATTTTTGcaaaaatcaatcaatatatTACACCACAATTGCCAAAgcaaatataacttttttaaaaaaaaattccatctCCACAATGTGCAAACACAACATACTTTACTTAGTACTACCATTTTTCATACTACTTTGCATTTTTTCTCTAATATGTAACGCGGTACAGAGTGACATTGATTGCTTGATGTCGATAAAAAACTCATTAGAAGAccctttaaatttcttgaatacAACGTGGAAGTTCGATGATCAGAGAGAAGGTTTTATATGTAAATTTGCAGGAATACAATGCTGGCATCCTGATGAGACCAGAGTTTTATCCATTAGTCTTCCAGGCATGAGACTAAAAGGTGAGTTTCCGCGAGGCATACAAAATTGCACTTCTATAATTTCTCTAGATCTTTCGTCCAACGAGCTATATGGTACCATTCCTTGggatatatcaaaattaatcgGATTAACTGTAATGCTTGACCTCTCGAGCAACAATTTCTCAGGCGCGATCCCAAGTAACATTGCAAATTGCTCTTATCTTAATTCCCTCAGATTAGACGACAATAAACTAGAAGGTCCAATCCCACCTGAAATTGGCTCGTTAGGTCGACTCAAGTACTTTAATGTGACTAACAACATGTTAACAGGGCCAGTGCCAAGGTTTATCAATGCAACTTTTCAAACTGAAAGTTATGCAAATAATCCAGGACTTTGTGGTGGTCCTCTGAAAGCATGTGCAACAAAACGCGTCGGGTTCCATCATAATATGTTGAGTACTTTAATGAACCGTCGTGTACAGTTTGCTTGTGGTTTTGTAACTGGTTGGTCACTTTTTACTGTACTTGGTATATATCTTTTCTTCTTTGGTTTACCTCGCGTAAACAAGATGTTTCTATTCATCAAAAAGAGAACAAAGGTAATGGTGATTGATGAAAATGAATGGCCTCGAGGAGAAGAAGTAAACAACGATCCAAAG GTTTCAAAGATGGAGAAGATTGTTACAAGAATGAGTTTTATGGAACTATCAACGGCGACTATGAATTTCAGCCAAGACAATGAAATCGGACACGGGATGCTAGGGAAAGTGTACAAAGCACTGGTTCCAAATGGATGGACTGTTGCCATAAAGAGGTTTCATGTTTCAGAGGATTTGGAGGAAGAGTTTGTTTCTGAGATCACTACTCTAGGTAGTTTGAGGCATCCGAATTTGGTGCCTTTAATCGGTTTTTGTTATGAGAGGGACGAGCGAATTCTGGTTTACAAATACATGCCTAATGGAAACCTACATGAGTGGCTGCATTCAACCGATGATAAGGCAAGACTCTTGGACTTCCCTTTGAGGGTTAAAATTGTTTTAGGTATCGCGAAAGCCCTGACTTGGCTTCACGATGGTGGAAATTTCCATGTCGTGCATGGTAACATAAGCACACAATGTATCTTGCTCGATGAAAATTTCGATCCTAAGTTATCCAATTTTTGGGAGGCAACACTTGCAAAAACAAATGACATAGATTCCAACTTGAGTCTGTTTCCGATAGTCGAGTCTATAGACTTCACAACATACAAAAAAGATGTTTATCGATTTGGGGTTGTGCTTCTCGAGCTTTTAACGAGGAAAGAATCTTACATACTGAGCTGCTCGAGTTTAAATTTGTCGAGCAGCTCTTTTGCCTGTCCTCTTGATGTGGATAAACTACTGCTAGGCCAAGGATTTGATAATATGGTAATGCAACTACTTGAACTTGCAAGTAACTGCATGAAATTTATTCCGGATCAAAGGCCAACTATGCAACAAGTATATCAGACTGTTGCTGCGATTGCTCGAGTCTGTGACCAAACAGGGGACTCTGAAATACAATTGCACTCGGACTAG
- the LOC138337173 gene encoding aspartyl protease AED1-like — protein sequence MEYLLLITLILMSMFHLNSFASNLINEKSYFKVNSTALKQARKAFMAFDTSNLQDPPMPPKSFSVYHLDLFEKSKFKDYDSVFNNRLSQDNASATYLSSMLKSHNSAKNVLDDQILKVTPTMYLRGHYVATFLLGSEKMHNLLLIDTGNYFTWWQCAPCIEDKCYKPQFYTIYNYTTSNTYRSLDCVTNSSTCITTTSDFHCSLETKSCFYVHVYDNGETTKGFVASDIITFPSDNTQARINFGCSVDQKSGSDFSGTFSGIVGLSKKLSAKTTGGYSLPSQLGSSLFALCLPSSKSTQPSILTFNKAPWIYGTEAKFVKNRLNPHLYYVNLYKIFINDKEVPVDPSWWSGKKDDHGAMVDTGSLITRFPHDLYIVFRYIFREEMKYPMLQYPIGVFDTCYKEEEDEDMYFPIIRFYFGSVSHKQELMLVQERVVADLQGFYCLAFLPWDDKTTLIGSHQLQGTGLTFDFKNNALTFSVDACD from the coding sequence ATGGAATACCTACTCCTTATTACTCTTATTCTTATGTCAATGTTTCATTTGAATTCATTTGCTTCTAATTTGATCAATGAAAAATCATACTTCAAGGTTAATTCTACTGCCCTTAAACAAGCTAGAAAAGCCTTCATGGCTTTTGATACATCTAACCTTCAAGATCCTCCAATGCCCCCTAAATCTTTTAGTGTTTACCATCTCGACCTTTTTgaaaagtcaaaattcaaagaCTACGACTCTGTATTCAATAATCGTCTTTCTCAAGACAATGCCAGCGCAACATACCTATCCTCAATGCTAAAATCCCACAATAGTGCTAAAAATGTCCTTGATGACCAAATCCTAAAGGTAACACCTACTATGTACTTGAGAGGTCATTATGTTGCAACATTTTTACTTGGAAGTGAAAAAATGCACAACTTGTTACTAATAGATACTGGAAATTACTTCACTTGGTGGCAATGTGCACCATGCATTGAAGACAAATGTTACAAACCACAattttatacaatatacaaCTATACCACATCAAACACATATAGAAGTTTGGATTGTGTTACAAATAGTTCAACTTGCATAACAACCACCTCTGATTTTCATTGTTCATTAGAAACTAAATCATGTTTCTATGTACATGTCTATGACAATGGTGAAACAACAAAAGGATTCGTCGCGTCGGATATCATAACATTTCCATCAGACAATAcacaagcaaggattaatttTGGATGTAGTGTTGATCAAAAAAGTGGTAGTGATTTTAGTGGTACATTTTCTGGGATTGTTGGtctaagtaaaaaattaagtgcAAAAACAACAGGAGGATATTCATTACCATCACAATTAGGTTCATCATTATTTGCATTATGTCTACCAAGCTCAAAATCAACACAACCATCTATACTAACGTTTAATAAAGCTCCTTGGATATATGGAACAGAGGCAAAGTTTGTGAAAAATCGATTAAACCCTCATTTATACTATGTtaatctttataaaattttcatcaacGATAAGGAAGTCCCCGTGGATCCATCGTGGTGGAGTGGTAAGAAAGATGATCATGGTGCAATGGTTGATACAGGGTCGTTGATAACGCGATTTCCTCATGACTTATACATAGTTTTTAGATACATATTTAGAGAAGAAATGAAATATCCAATGTTACAATATCCTATTGGTGTATTTGATACTTGTTATAAAGAAGAAGAGGATGAAGATATGTATTTTCCAATTATAAGGTTTTATTTTGGGAGTGTGTCACATAAACAAGAGTTGATGTTAGTACAAGAGAGAGTTGTAGCTGATTTACAAGGGTTTTATTGTTTGGCTTTTTTGCCATGGGATGATAAAACAACACTTATAGGGTCACATCAACTTCAAGGCACAGGATTAActtttgatttcaaaaataatgctTTGACTTTTAGTGTTGATGCTTGTGATTAA
- the LOC101262532 gene encoding uncharacterized protein, with protein MVLSATVPIINGGINIRAKSEFHHSPVRKFEYGSTQNTELASWKTRSPAIRVLANPNASPGRERTKKEVIMVDPLEAKRLAAKQMVEIKAKERYQRRRQIEAINGAWAMIGLTVGLIIEGHTGLSIPSQLASYVSAVVGIFTK; from the exons atggtGCTTAGTGCTACAGTACCCATCATCAATGGAGGTATCAACATAAGGGCAAAATCGGAATTTCATCATTCACCTGTTAGAAA GTTCGAATATGGGAGTACACAGAACACTGAATTGGCGTCATGGAAAACCAGGAGTCCAGCAATCCGCGTCCTGGCAAATCCCAAT GCATCTCCAGGGAGAGAGAGAACAAAGAAGGAAGTGATCATGGTGGATCCTTTAGAAGCCAAGCGATTAGCTGCGAAGCAAATGGTGGAAATCAAAGCTAAAGAGAGATATCAA AGACGGCGACAAATAGAAGCCATTAACGGTGCGTGGGCTATGATCGGTCTCACGGTCGGATTAATCATCGAAGGACACACAGGACTCAGCATTCCATCTCAG tTGGCAAGCTACGTATCTGCAGTCGTTGGGATCTTTACGAAATAG